One region of Culex pipiens pallens isolate TS chromosome 2, TS_CPP_V2, whole genome shotgun sequence genomic DNA includes:
- the LOC120420968 gene encoding cGMP-dependent protein kinase, isozyme 1: METIKKENIQISDNGGPAAAAAGSLTQSSTTTTTTSSAEVLRDEKSQIEKSVHSQSALKTKQSWFRKSNTCGSLYAKCACSNGVSGVGQASAGAGSPTGNHEGKVHRHSHGRPISTSEKDFRKIRVLQAFVHPDTTTVFTQENCYPGSDSPTRASLITSAQAGEFQILHSTHSKRQSTPNCGADYAAAFHPEFVLKKVAPKKQSANGLPDSRSPSISIPSPRKVPLKKSSRSYPGLSPSDSSVESIIRAFGQRSTSSSVDEVTEEEDCCAQTGSETDELGSLRDSYISFTAAATSDKQPPPVNSDTNGSVDQVCESDIQLEERSDSDSSSSDNSPPSQLLNPLPAPAIPCKLNPSAHEFFIQSGILGPMGNGSSVLLRKTSKIVPNVDAPVKEKIRKNSKMLYGSRTVLTGGGGGDSRRKSIPPDSNCDSFQSYGSTPTLNSSSGGRHLPRTLEDEINNLRQLLKARDEEISKLRREIDKLKSVLQQTTTNSMDVKKQQQQQQSAPVVALQQLQKVPKTPPVVEGDLLSSIQANYVMAGQQLPVSELFGVPGKGFKLNHGTPSNVGNGHIKPKGAMLVAMKKQGVSGESCELMGSHSDIKIPKYDKDYSAKQLIKDAILENDFFKNIDSLQIREIVDSMYSREFRAGEYVIHEGQAGSHLYVSASGNFEVLKDSKSLGFMGPGKAFGELAILYNCTRTASIRVLCDSRVWVLDRRVFQQIMMRTGLQRIEENVNFLRSVPLLKNLSNDVLTKIADVLEVEFYPAGAYIIRQGAAGDTFFLISQGTVKVTQRLPGRSVEEEIRILGRGEYFGEKALIKEDKRTANIIAMSPGVECLTLDRESFTKHIGDLCELHEKDYGDAERVLAFRNLENQLPSLDAVKPELMDVELSSLEIVGTLGVGGFGRVELVKLEQTNSIRVFALKCMKKKHIVDTRQQEHVYSERKIMLACNSPFICRLYRTYRNDKYVYMLLEACMGGEVWTILRDRTHFEDGTAKFIVGCVLKAFEFLHSRGIVYRDLKPENLLLDSKGYVKLVDFGFAKFIGYSSKTWTFCGTPEYVAPEIVLNRGHDRSVDYWALGVLIHELLTGIPPFAAADPMKTYNIILKGIDMVNFPKHMSRSAVSLIKRLCRDIPSERLGYQRGGVQDIKKHKWFQGFDWEGLANQTLKSPLQPKLKGPLDMSNFDVFPSDPSVPPVETSGWDADF; the protein is encoded by the exons ATGGAGACGATTAAGAAGgaaaatatacaaataagtgatAATGGTGGACCGGCCGCGGCTGCTGCTGGTTCACTCACACAGTCGTCAACGACTACGACGACGACCAGCTCGGCGGAGGTGCTGCGAGACGAAAAGTCCCAAATCGAGAAATCAGTTCACTCGCAATCGGCACTCAAGACGAAGCAGTCGTGGTTCCGCAAGTCCAACACTTGTGGCAGCCTGTACGCCAAGTGTGCCTGTAGCAACGGAGTGTCCGGCGTAGGACAGGCTTCAGCGGGAGCAGGGTCTCCTACCGGGAACCACGAGGGCAAGGTTCATCGTCACAGCCACGGCCGGCCGATCTCGACCTCGGAGAAGGACTTCCGGAAGATTCGGGTGCTGCAGGCGTTCGTCCATCCGGACACGACTACGGTATTTACGCAGGAAAATTGCTATCCGGGAAGTGACTCTCCGACGAGAGCTTCGTTGATTACGTCGGCGCAAGCCGGGGAGTTCCAGATCCTGCACTCGACACATTCCAAGCGGCAGTCTACGCCGAACTGTGGCGCGGACTACGCCGCGGCCTTTCATCCGGAGTTTGTGCTGAAGAAGGTAGCGCCGAAGAAGCAGTCCGCCAACGGACTTCCGGACAGCAGATCTCCCTCGATAAGCATTCCATCGCCGCGCAAGGTACCGCTGAAGAAGAGCTCGCGCAGCTATCCGGGACTGTCTCCGTCGGACAGCAGTGTCGAGTCGATCATCCGGGCGTTCGGACAGCGGTCCACCTCGTCCAGTGTGGACGAAGTTACGGAAGAGGAGGACTGCTGCGCCCAGACCGGTAGTGAAACGGACGAACTCGGCAGTTTGCGGGATTCGTACATCTCGTTCACCGCTGCCGCCACTTCCGACAAGCAACCTCCCCCGGTGAACAGTGATACCAACGGGTCGGTTGATCAAGTGTGTGAAAGTGATATTCAGCTAGAAGAACGAAGTGACAGTGATAGCAGCAGCAGTGACAACAGTCCACCCTCCCAGCTCCTGAACCCACTCCCCGCTCCGGCGATCCCGTGCAAGCTCAACCCGTCGGCGCACGAGTTCTTCATCCAGTCGGGCATCCTCGGACCAATGGGCAATGGATCGTCGGTGCTGCTGCGGAAAACGTCCAAGATCGTGCCGAACGTGGACGCGCCGGTCAAGGAGAAG ATCcgcaaaaattccaaaatgctGTACGGCAGCCGGACGGTGCTaaccggcggcggcggtggtgaCTCCCGCCGCAAATCCATTCCGCCGGACTCCAACTGTGATAGCTTCCAGTCGTACGGGAGCACCCCGACGCTCAACAGCAGTAGCGGTGGCCGCCATCTGCCGCGGACCCTCGAAGATGAAATCAACAACCTGCGGCAGCTGCTCAAAGCCCGGGACGAGGAAATCAGCAAACTTCGGCGGGAGATCGACAAACTCAAG AGCGTACTCCAGCAGACGACCACCAACAGCATGGACGttaagaagcagcagcagcagcagcaatcggCCCCGGTCGTGGCACTCCAGCAGCTCCAGAAAGTCCCCAAGACCCCACCGGTAGTCGAGGGCGACCTGCTGTCCAGCATTCAAGCGAACTACGTGATGGCCGGTCAGCAGCTTCCGGTCTCCGAACTCTTCGGCGTTCCCGGCAAGGGCTTCAAGCTGAACCACGGAACGCCGAGCAACGTCGGAAACGGTCACATCAAACCCAAAGGAGCCATGCTGGTGGCGATGAAGAAGCAGGGAGTTTCGGGCGAGAGTTGCGAACTGATGGGCAGTCACTCGGACATTAAGATCCCCAAGTACGACAAGGACTACAGTGCGAAGCAGCTGATTAAGGACGCGATTTTGGAGAACGATTTCTTCAAGAACATTGATTCGCTGCAGATTCGGGAGATTGTGGACTCGATGTACAGTCGGGAGTTTCGGGCCGGGGAGTATGTGATTCACGAGGGGCAGGCGGGCTCGCACTTGTACGTGTCGGCTTCGGGGAACTTTGAGGTGTTGAAGGATAGCAAGTCGCTGGGGTTCATGGGGCCGGGGAAGGCGTTTGGAGAGCTGGCGATACTGTACAACTGCACGAGGACGGCTTCCATTAGAG TGCTGTGCGACTCCCGCGTCTGGGTCCTGGACCGGCGCGTCTTCCAGCAGATAATGATGCGCACCGGGCTGCAGCGGATCGAGGAGAACGTCAACTTTCTGCGGTCGGTCCCCCTGCTCAAGAACCTCAGTAATGACGTACTTACCAAGATTGCGGACGTGCTGGAAGTG GAATTCTACCCCGCCGGAGCGTACATCATCCGTCAGGGCGCCGCCGGCGACACCTTTTTCCTCATTAGCCAAGGCACGGTGAAGGTCACCCAGCGTTTACCAG GCCGTTCCGTCGAGGAGGAAATCCGAATCCTGGGCCGCGGCGAGTACTTTGGCGAGAAGGCCCTCATCAAGGAGGACAAACGGACGGCGAACATAATCGCCATGTCCCCGGGCGTGGAGTGCTTAACGCTGGACCGGGAGTCCTTCACGAAGCACATCGGGGACCTGTGCGAGCTGCACGAGAAGGACTACGGGGACGCGGAGCGGGTGCTGGCCTTCCGGAATCTGGAGAACCAGCTGCCTTCGCTGGACGCGGTGAAACCTG AACTCATGGACGTGGAACTGTCCAGCTTGGAGATTGTCGGAACGCTTGGCGTCGGTGGCTTTGGCCGCGTCGAGTTAGTCAAACTAGAGCAAACCAACTCGATCCGGGTGTTTGCGCTCAAATGCATGAAGAAGAAGCACATCGTGGACACTCGGCAGCAGGAGCACGTGTACAGCGAGCGGAAGATCATGCTGGCTTGCAATAGTCCGTTCATCTGTCGGCTTTACCGGACGTATCGGAACGACAAGTACGTGTACATGCTGCTGGAGGCCTGTATGGGCGGAGaggtttggacgattttgaggGATCGAACGCACTTTGAGGACGGAACGGCAAAGTTCATCGTCGGGTGTGTGCTGAAGGCGTTTGAGTTTTTGCACTCGCGGGGGATCGTGTACCGAGATCTGAAGCCGGAGAATCTGCTGCTGGACTCCAAGGGTTACGTCAAGTTG GTTGACTTCGGCTTTGCCAAGTTCATTGGTTACAGCAGCAAAACATGGACCTTCTGCGGAACTCCGGAATATGTCGCGCCTGAGATTGTGCTGAATCGAGGACACGATCGTTCCGTGGATTACTGGGCGCTTGGAGTTTTGATCCATGAGTTGCTGACGGGAAT ACCTCCATTTGCGGCGGCAGACCCGATGAAAACGTACAATATTATTCTTAAGGGAATCGATATGGTGAATTTTCCCAAGCACATGTCCCGGTCGGCGGTCAGTTTGATCAAGCGGCTCTGTCGGGATATTCCGTCGGAGCGGCTCGGCTATCAAAGGGGAGGCGTTCAGGATATTAAGAAGCACAA ATGGTTCCAGGGCTTCGACTGGGAGGGCCTCGCCAACCAGACGCTCAAATCACCGCTGCAGCCAAAGCTAAAAGGCCCGCTCGACATGTCCAACTTTGACGTCTTCCCGTCGGACCCGAGCGTACCGCCGGTGGAGACGTCCGGCTGGGATGCCGACTTTTGA